Genomic DNA from Candidatus Sulfurimonas marisnigri:
TGTCTGCTTTCATTCTGCCTTTTTGTCTATCTCCAATGTTTACAGTTCCTATTTTAAAAGTTGGCGTTTCTGCCAACCCACTAGAACTATTTCCTACCATTGCATCAACAAATTGTAAAGCACTTAAGTATCTAAGTTGTCCCAAAGAGGTAAAGGCAACAGATTTATGGGAATTTTTAGCTACATATTCATCTATCATTTGGTTTATAATTCTTCCATCTGTATCACTATTAGCTTTTGTAAATATAATATTAGTATCTTTTAATTCATCTATTGCATCGAGCAACTCTTGAAATTGCCCTTTTGCAGTACTGTTTTCTAGCGTTACAGGATGAAAAGTAACTAAAATATTTCTTTTATTTAATTTGAAATCAATTGACTTTTCAAAGTCTTCTTTATTTAAAAGTTTCAACTTTTTTATATTATCAATACCTAAGCCACCAACATTAAAAACTGTTTTGGGATGTTCTCCAAGTTGTATCACTCTATTTTCATACTCTTGAGTAGCTGTAAAATGGATATGGCTCATTTTTGTAATACTATGTCTAATAGGTTCATCAATTAAACCTTCTGTCGCTTCTCCACCATGCAGATGAGCTATAGGAATTCTTGCTATCATGGCAGAACTTACTGCAGAAAAAATCTCATATCTATCTCCAAGCACAAATACAACATCAGGTTTTAGTTCATCATAAGCTTCCGCAAAACTTATTTGTGCTAAGCCCATAGATTTGGAAATACCAATAGATGTATCAGAGGACAATAACATCTCTATTTTTTTATCAATTTTAAAATCTTTTTCTATCTCTTTGTAAGTTAATCCAAACTCAGGACTTAAATGCATACCAGTAGCTATGATTTGAAGTTCTAACTCATCATCTGCTTCTATCTCTTTCATCAGCCAATAAAGTAACCCATACTCTGCACGAGTACCTGTAACTATGCATATTTTTCTTTTATTCATATCAATTCATCTTCTTGATAATTTTTAGTAGAAACAAGTCCAACTACTTCATTCCATCTCATGGGACAAATCCCATTCCCAGGTCTTTTTACAGCTAGGTTATTTTCTGTAAATATTTCACCTTTATTAACAACTGTTTTAGCAACGATTGATTTTCTAACTACTTGTATATTTGGTTTTTCACTATTACTTGGTTTCTTTACGCTACTGCCAAGAGCTAATTCAATATTTCGTATCGTTTTTACCATAGAGTTTAATTCATCTGGCTCTAAAGAAGCTTTATGGTCAGGACCCTCCATATTATTGTCTAAAGTGAAGTGTTTCTCAATTACAGTAGCTCCCAAAGCAACAGCCGCAATATCTACCTCTATTCCTAAGGTATGGTCACTATAGCCATAAGATACATCAAACGTACTACCAATAGTTTGCATAGCCTTTAGATTTACGTCCTCCATTGGAGTCGGATACATTGTATTAGCATGTAGAACTGTTATGTTCTCTTTTACAGTCCCTGCATCTATCAAAATATCTAAAGCATCTTCTATCTCTCCGATATCTGCCATACCAGTTGAGAGAATAACCTGTTTTTTTAAACTGCCTATTTTTCTTAAATATGGAAGATTTGTAATCTCTCCACTAGGTATTTTAAATATCTCTAAACCTAAATCATTTAAAAGATCTATACTATCATGATCAAATGGAGTTGATAAAAACATAATATTTTTACTGTTACAATAAGAGATTAATTCTTTATGGGTTTCAACATCCAACTCTAACTTTTTTATCATATCAAATTGTGACTCTTGGCTATCTGTAGTTTGTTTTTGATATTCTGCTTTTTGTGCGTTTTTACTTACTAAGTTTTCTGCTTTAAATGTTTGAAACTTTACAGCATCAACACCAGCTTCAACTGCAACATCTATTAGTTTTTTAGCAAGTTCTATTGAGCCATTATGATTAACACCGGCTTCAGCAATTATAAATGCACTCATTTTATTATACTCCCAGCTTTTATAAAACTATTCTCTTGTATTTCTATTGCTTCTTTCGAAGTAGCATTACTACCAAAAAAAGTTCCATCTTTTACTCTCACTCCACCGTTAATAACTGATGATGTTGAGATATGGCAATTATTTTCCACA
This window encodes:
- the neuB gene encoding N-acetylneuraminate synthase; translated protein: MSAFIIAEAGVNHNGSIELAKKLIDVAVEAGVDAVKFQTFKAENLVSKNAQKAEYQKQTTDSQESQFDMIKKLELDVETHKELISYCNSKNIMFLSTPFDHDSIDLLNDLGLEIFKIPSGEITNLPYLRKIGSLKKQVILSTGMADIGEIEDALDILIDAGTVKENITVLHANTMYPTPMEDVNLKAMQTIGSTFDVSYGYSDHTLGIEVDIAAVALGATVIEKHFTLDNNMEGPDHKASLEPDELNSMVKTIRNIELALGSSVKKPSNSEKPNIQVVRKSIVAKTVVNKGEIFTENNLAVKRPGNGICPMRWNEVVGLVSTKNYQEDELI
- the neuC gene encoding UDP-N-acetylglucosamine 2-epimerase, giving the protein MNKRKICIVTGTRAEYGLLYWLMKEIEADDELELQIIATGMHLSPEFGLTYKEIEKDFKIDKKIEMLLSSDTSIGISKSMGLAQISFAEAYDELKPDVVFVLGDRYEIFSAVSSAMIARIPIAHLHGGEATEGLIDEPIRHSITKMSHIHFTATQEYENRVIQLGEHPKTVFNVGGLGIDNIKKLKLLNKEDFEKSIDFKLNKRNILVTFHPVTLENSTAKGQFQELLDAIDELKDTNIIFTKANSDTDGRIINQMIDEYVAKNSHKSVAFTSLGQLRYLSALQFVDAMVGNSSSGLAETPTFKIGTVNIGDRQKGRMKADSVLDCNPKKEDILKAFDKLYSTEFKSLLHKVENPYGDGGASIQIKDIIKTINLNGIIKKSFYDMECIK